The genomic segment aaaaaaaggacatattcAAGGTTATCATCTTTCTCCAATACCCAGTCTCTCCATCACATGGAGTAGGAAAATGCTGGGATCAGGAGCAAATGAAAGAATCAGGGAAATATTCACAAGTCAGGTTATCCAGACACATCCCAACCCATTGTGGAGCCAAGTGCTCATGATGCTCTTTGCTGTGAGACCACCAGGCCCTCACTCTGCGAGGGCCTCCATCCACATGGCCAAGACCAGCCACAGGCTCCTGGCAGTGCCTTTGGCGGGAGCCTCTGAAGAAAATGCTTGGGATGTGTTCAGATCTACCCTTTTATGTAGAACACCCTGCGGACTCGCTGGCGGATCTGCTGAGTCTTCACCCCGTAGACAAGAGGATTAAGTGCAGGTGGCACGAGGAGGTAGAGTGTAGCCAGAAGAACATGGACGTGATGGGGCACCTGGTGGCCAAAGCGGTGCGTGAGGAAGGAGAATATGCCAGGAACATAGAAAACCAGGATGACACAAATATGAGACCCACACGTGCTAAAAGCTTTAAGTCGGGCCTCACCCCCTGGGACCTTCAGCACTGCCTGGAGGATGAGGGCATAGGAAATACCAATGGCCAGGACATCTAGACCAACCACAAGCAGGGCCACTGCCAACCCATAAGCTCGGTTCACTGTGGTTTCTGAACAGGCAAGCTTGACCACGGCCATGTGTTCACAGTAGGCATGGCCTATGATGGTGGACTGACAGAAGACAAGTCTCTGCAGCaagatggggaaggggaggaggaggaggagcccccgCACCAGCACTGCCACCCCCATGCGCCCTACGATCCCTGCACGCAGGATGGTGGAGTGGTGCAGAGGGTGGCAAATGGCAACGTAACGGTCCAGAGCCATGGCCACGAGTACGCCTGACTCCATGGAGGAGAACGCATGGATGAAGAACATCTGGGTCAGGCAGACAGTGTACCCAATCTCATGGGCGTGAACCAGGAGCACTGCGAGGGTTTTGGGTGCAGTGGAGGAGGCCAGGACCAGGTCAATGCCAGAGAGCATGGCCAGAAAGAGGTACATGGGCTGGTGCAAGGACGGGTCAGTCCAGATGGCGACAAGGATGGTGACATTGCCCCCTAGGGCAAGGAGATAAAGGACACAGAGTGGCAATGCTATCCAGTGCTGGCTTGCCTCTAAACCCGGGATGCCCATCAGGAAAAAAGACGGCCGGATCAGCCCCCAGCTGGAATTACTCAGGGCCATTATCAATGTCTTGGAAAGGGAAGAAGCTGAAGAAACCAAAATCACGATTTCTTCATTCTTGATGGGGTATCACTTGGTCCAGATCTGGCTACCATCATcatgaggagaagaaagaagcttAAACTGCAGCACAAGGGAATAAAATTAGGTACgaggaagaaaaatctcttttcttgagataattttttaagacataatcgACATGTCTGAATTGAGGGAAGTCTAGTTTCATTTGGAGATAAGAGTAAGTATATGCTGCTTTCAGAGAAGTGCTGAAACTCAAACACTGAATATCTTCTAGTTTGGAACTGTCTGCTTGCAAGGCTTCTCTTTGCTACCTCCTGGCATTACCGAACACTCTAAATCagtctgtcatttttttaaagtagtctcCCCCAGTCCCCATGGCATAGTGCTCTGCTGTATTTTCTCCTGTCTCCTAGTCCCGCCACCTTCCCATCGACCTATTCCTTACATGCTGTCCAGTCTAAGGTCCcgttccttcctctcttcctggtTCTATACATTATCTCTGATTGTGTTTATCCTTTCACATGGGTTTAAGTCTTAGAAATACTTTACTTTCTTCCAAATAGGTTTTGGAGTCAAATGTCTTTCTGAAACACAAATCCTCTCTTCTGTGTGCTTCCTAAATATTTGTACCCCACTCAGCATATTCGAGATGAAACTAACCTTTTCTTCACAAATCCGCCCCACCTCCCTGGCCATGTCTGTGTGAACTGCATCACTGTCGACCTCTCCAAATCAACATACGAACCTGAAATTACCGTTacctcttctgtctctcttcccTTTTACCTGTTCTCCAGTGCCTTGACTGCATTTTAACCCTTCTTgtattctctcctttctctcaacCCCCCAATGTCCCCGGCTAGGACACACCCCCAACATCTCCCAACTGGATTGTTCCCTTAGATCTTTCTGCTTTTGCCACGAATCCTTCCAATCCACTCTCTGTACTAAAGTCAACTGTTCTAAAATGCATCAAAGATGCAGATGTCATCATGTCACTCCTATGATTAAAATCCTTTAGTTCATTTAATCTGTGGGATAAAACCACACACTTAAGGCTGGCATGCAAGGCTTTCAAAGGCTATTTCTTTAAACTTTAACTTATACTTAACATATTCCTACATGAATATTGTGCTTTAACCATTTTATTGGGTTTAGGAATTATAAGCATTTATGATCCTATTCCATATGTAATATTTGTGTgtgctttctcctcctctttattTGAATTGGTGTTTCTCAACTTTCAAGATTCAGAGTCCCTTGTCTCCTGCCTCATGGATCGTGGTTGGGCCACCGATTGAGTtgggaacattttattttatgacccTTCTTTGTCTATCCaccattttctgttttatctgtACTATAGAAACCCTTTCAGTGTCTTAATGATTAGCTTCATGGAAAGGACCACATCTCGTTAGACTTTATAATTACAAACCAGCTGGTAGAGGCTTCACAGTGAATGGGATAGCACAAGCTTCGCAGGCAACCAGACGAAGATTttaattctgttccattcataTTCTACGTTGCCTCATCTGATGGTTAAGTAAATAACATGAATCTGACAGGTGTTATAAACATGATTAAATGATGTGTGTAAAGTTCTGGTATAGAGGTTATTCTATAAATTATGCACAAACTCATAGCTGGTTCTGTAAACTTACCCTCAAAGCAAGTCCTTTCTTGATACTTTTCCAAAGCAGTCTTGGTGACTGTGAACAAGGCCCTGGGAAGGGAAGATGTTATTACCACTTGGCAGGTCCCAGAGGACACACAGACTCACTGAGGCGGAGCCAAAGTTAAGCTCCAGATTGGTTGGAGGCACACAGAGCTAAGCCCACTGCCCAGGGATGGCTGATTGGGCAGAGGGACAAGCAGGGTGTGGCACCTGCCCTGATCAGGTGGCCCATGTTGTCCAGGGTTGCTCGTCATCCCTAAGCC from the Sus scrofa isolate TJ Tabasco breed Duroc chromosome 9, Sscrofa11.1, whole genome shotgun sequence genome contains:
- the LOC110255223 gene encoding olfactory receptor 52L1-like, with product MAREVGRICEEKNEEIVILVSSASSLSKTLIMALSNSSWGLIRPSFFLMGIPGLEASQHWIALPLCVLYLLALGGNVTILVAIWTDPSLHQPMYLFLAMLSGIDLVLASSTAPKTLAVLLVHAHEIGYTVCLTQMFFIHAFSSMESGVLVAMALDRYVAICHPLHHSTILRAGIVGRMGVAVLVRGLLLLLPFPILLQRLVFCQSTIIGHAYCEHMAVVKLACSETTVNRAYGLAVALLVVGLDVLAIGISYALILQAVLKVPGGEARLKAFSTCGSHICVILVFYVPGIFSFLTHRFGHQVPHHVHVLLATLYLLVPPALNPLVYGVKTQQIRQRVRRVFYIKG